The genomic region GAGGAGTGACGCGTCAAAAAAAATGAGGAGTGCGGATGTGGAGGACATAAATTGAGGAGTGCCCAGTCAATGCATGTGGACGCGCACGGACGTGTCCGTGAGCATTTTGTGCAGTTGTTGACTTGGAATTGTAAACCGAAGAAGCATTCCTGTGATCTAGCTGTATGAATGGTTTCATTTTCAATACGAGGGGACGAATTCGGTGACCCTGGCTATAGATGCTCTTACCCATTACAATAGTGCGGACAACGCTCAATAATCTTTGAGACTTTTCAATGCTCTTTGAGAAGTAGTACAAGTTCTCAATGTGGGGACAATAACATCAAAGGACGTGAATTTTCAATCCTCTTTGAGTACCGGTTCTCAAGCTCCAGGGTGAAAAACGATCACTACCTCCATGTGAGCGTATGTAAAATATGGTAGCTGATGCGGGTCATTCAACTTCGGAAGGTTAGTAAATAGTAAAGATATGTATAATTCTTAGACTTATATATAATACATCGTGTATTTGTTTTTCTTCTCCAAAAAAAAGCATGGTCTACTTTGGAGGAAAGGGAGTACTTGATGTGGCTCAGCTCTAGCCTCAATCATATGTCTTGGCAAGATATTTGCAAGTGACGAGACAGAAGCCGCGTGAGTCTCCCATCTCCCTCACGTCTTTAAATACTTGTCGCCTCCTCTCATCTCCCAACGCACATAAATCATTTGATCAGCCTCTTGCCCCGTTTGCTTTGTTCTTCACAAGGTTGCTAGCTCGCTCGACCATGGCAAGCAGCAACAGCATCCCAGCCAGCACCTTGGGCGAGATCAGAGCTGCCCAGCGTGCGGACGGGTTAGCGGCGGTGCTGGCCATTGGCACGGCGAACCCGCCCCACTGCGTGCCGCAGGGCGACTACCCCGACTACTACTTCCGCGTCACCCAGAGCGACCACCTCACCCACCTCAAGCCCACCTTCGCCAAACTATGCCGGATCCCAGGCGTCGAGAGGCGTTTCTTCTACCACACCGAGGAGCTGCTCTCCGCCCAGCCGGACATGTCCCTGGAGGCCCGGCTCGAGATCGTGGCCGCTGCCGCCCCGGAGCTCGCCGCGTCGGCCGCCGCCAAGGCCATTGCCGAGTGGGGTCGTACCGCGGCCGACATCACCCACCTCGTCGTCACCACCAACGCGGGAGCGCACGCGCCGGGCACTGACGTCCGCCTCGTCTCCCTCCTTGGTCTCCGCCATGATGTCTGCCGCACGGCGCTCCAGCTCAACGGCTGTGCCGCTGGGTCCGCTGCGCTGCGCCTCGCCAAGGACTTCGCCGAGAATAACCGTGGCGCCCGCGTCCTCGTGGTCTGCGTCGAGCTCACCGTCGCTGTTTTTCGCGGGCCCGTTGAGTCGGACACCTTCGACACCCTCATTTCCCAGGCACTGTTCGGCGACGGAGCGGGCGCGGCCATTGTGGCGGCTGACCCCGACGCCCGGGAGCGCCCCCTGTTCAACATGGTTGCGGCCTCGCAGGCCGTGATACCGGACACCGAGCACGTACCCAGGATGCATCTCGGGAGTGGAGGCATCGACTGGAACATTTCGAACGGACTACCAAGGCTGGCGGCAGGCATCATTGAGCGTTGCTTGCTGGATGCACTGGGCGACCAGCTTACCACCGTCGTCGGAGGTGTCGTCGACTGGAATGATCTCTTCTGGGCGGTGCACCCGGGCAGCGGCGGGATGCTGGAGCGCATCGGCAAGGCACTCCGGCTGGCCCCGGAGAAGCTGGCGGCTAGCAGAACTGTGGTCAGAGAGTACGGGAACATGTTGGGCGCCACGGTGATCTTCGTGCTCGATGAGGTCAGGCGCCGAAGAATAAATCCTGAAGGTGCTGGAGCTGGAGCTGGCCTTAATGAAGAGTGGGGGGTGATGATTGGATTCGGACCAGGGTTCACTGTCGAGGCGATGCTGCTGCACGCTGCCACCTAAGGTAAACCCAAGAAAAAGAACGAAAATGCATGGCACATAcagagtagtactagtatatatatTCAataagtgcatgcaatgcaacctTTTATATTTCCATATCCATATGTCACTTTGATATTCCCATATCCATATGTCACTTTGATATTTCCGTCTTTCACGTAAGCGATGTGAACATGTGTGGTGTGAGAATGGTATTGTAAGTTGTGTAAGAGTGAGTTTTAAAAAAAGTTGTGTAAGAACGATCAATATTATATGGTCATAAATATATATGGAGTATATGATATCCGTACTGTGTGGATTACTGTATATACCTGTTGTTAAATTTGGGGACGCTGCTGCTGTGAATTGACATGTTTCCTCTGGAATACAGGCCTAACTAGTACCTGAATTTCACTGGAATTCAAAATTATCATAGTAATTGATTTCATCGAAAGAGGAAGTACAAGCGAAAATGAAATGGCACAAGCATATCTCTCCTCATCTTTTATAGTCAGACAGTGTCAGACACACAAGTATTGCTACCTGAATCCGCGACATTGCCCAGTACCGATTGGTTTGCCGAGTGCATTGAGTCGGGCACTCGGCACACAATTCTTGCCGAGTAAAAAAAAAATTCCCATTGACAAGAAATTCTTTGTTGAGTGCCGTGAGTATGTTTTCTTTTACACTCGCCAAacacttattttcctttttttttcttcctctttcttttgtttcttttcttttgtacattatttattttcctttttccttttacaTTTTGTTAtattctacatttttcattttcatttcatCCTTCCTATTTTGTTTTATATGCGTTAAGTGCATATTTTAGGCATTTAGTTAATATAATAAAAAAAAGAACTGTAAGTACATAGAAACATTGTTAAAATTGGGTTGAAAAGTCTTATTTGTGTTCTTGAGACTATGTCTAGACCTTATCCCAAAAAAGAAAGGAATTACAAATATCGATGGCGTTGACGAGGGAACCGCAAGCCCTAGCTTTCCATCAAGCCATACAGTTACCAAGAATCGAGGAAATTATTATTGCGTTATTAATGCAAGGGCCTAATAAAAATGATACAACATTTGGTGGCTCTGTGGCCCAATAAACCCAGGCGAGGGACAAATGATCATGTTAGAAAAAAAACATTATCTTCATCAAGTTGGGCGAGAATTAAAGATTGGGTTTCTTCCATTTGCGAGCATTGGGTTTCAAGCCTGCGTGAGTGTTTATCTAGATTTTTCACGGTATGACCTAAACCATCAAGTCCTTCATATAGGTGAGATATAACCTTTTCATTTTGGTAGAGACACCTCCTCTGGTCTTTTTTAAAACCATATTGATGATGCTTTAGTTTCCTCATTTCCACAATGAGTTCGTCTTCTCGTCGATAAATACTAAAGAGATCTATGTTTTCTTGTTTAACTTGCTCGAGCAGCTGACCTTTCCCTTTTGGTATGTCTCTAAATTCATCCATATTATCGACATCGTAAATTTTCCTGAGATCTTAGCTGGGTCTTCAGTATACCATTATTTTCTAGCAGTTGTGATCTTTTGTATCTAATCCTCTACAACCTTCAGGGTTAAAGGCATGCCTTTTAACCTCATCCATAAGTTCACAATCAATAGAATACTCAGAAGGAAACTTAGTAGGATGAACTATGGGAGATCTTGAGCCCACATAAGGAGCATAATACTACTTCAAAgatttttttccttcttttaggTGACCGTCATATCTACAGACAAACTTTTAATCCCCGCTGAttgatttttttggatttttttctaTGAGTGAAGCTTGTAGCTGCTCCGAATAATGTGTGACAATGAGCATATATAAAAACAGCGCCTGCAAATCAGTTACAAAACAAATACTCTGCCGtagctccccgacaacggcgccagaacaTGCTTGATGGCATGTAAGACACACATGGTTGCGTAGCAACTTCATATAAGTATCCCAATAGTTATCACCCCAAAAAGAAGAGAGGAGAATATTGTGAGTGGCGTTTTGGTCACATAGAAGTTGTCATATGTCTTGTGTGAAGTAATTGTCTGAAAATCTGGATATAGTATCACGGTCCCATGAAACAAATATACCAGGGTGGACTGTTGATTGTTGCAGCGAGATTAATAAAGAGTTAAAAGGCAAATAACATAAAGTAAAGCATCTGAAAATAAACATATGTTGTCTGCAATGTAGAAGTTAGGCGCAAAGAAACTTCAGATTATGGTGTACATCAAGTGTGCAAGTCGGGCGATAACACTAGTAACCTTGTACTGTCATTCTACAACATAGATTGTTTGTTCTGTAGGTGGTTCGCTCTTGAGTGGTCAAACTACTACGCGCCAGAATTGTTCTACCCTACAATGCTCCTTCGACATTGTCATAACATGGGCGTTTCCACAATTAAGGTCATGAGAGGGAAAACGCGGTGTCAAGGATCATTATTATCTCATATTGTCTTCGCTGCTCATAGATACTATCACTTGTCACCTGGAGGGCATACATTCACTAAATAATATGCGTTACCACTGTACGTCTTCGAATCATGTTTCTTGGGCCCTTAAATTAGACAACATGTATTATGTTCACCAAAGATAAACAACGTACTAAACAATCATAAAACTATGACCACAAAAGACGACATATTGAATAGATACAAATGAGTCTCAACAATCCACTGAATCTTCCCTCCCACAGAAATAAAAATTGATCTTTTATCTTGTGCTATCTATTCGGGTGCAGAATAATTGTCCACTGAGCTACTTAATAACCATATTTGTTGATCGATTTATAAATGGGTGCACAATTTATGTGATAAGATGCATGCACGATACACACAACTACAAATTAATGCAGCGACATTTAGCAAGCACCGCCTTCGGACTAATTTGTGCACTGAGAGTATTGAATCTTTATGCAAGAAAAAATAACATATGCACCATGAACACGCCATGCCCAGAGAATCCAATATTACATGTACAATAACATTCAATATAATCACCCAACGACAACCAACGAGCCCCGATCTACTCCCTTCCCCCGCGTCCCTCCCGCATCGGGCGACTCGGGTGGGCCGCTACCCTAGCGACCGCCAAGCCCCGATCTACTACCTCCtctcctcccgtcgccgccgcgtGATACCGGTAGACTAAGCCCTGGGGCAGAtggaggtgggggggggggtctctcCTTCTCCCCCGCGTCTTGGGGTGGGGCCCCCGACATGTGGAGGCGTGGCTCGTCGGGTCCTGTGTTGTGGCGGTTGGCCCTGCCGTGTGGCGACGGCGGGCGGCTCTACTGCCAGCCGGATCTCGGATTGGCGGCGCCGGCATGGAGGACCTGGTGGATGGATTGGCTGTACGTGAGGTCTGGCCTCCGATCAGATCTGGTCTGGCCTGTGGGGCTTGCTCCTTGCGTGGCGGCGGTGATCGGTGGTGGTCCCATGCATACGAGGCCGGATGGAGGTTCCTGGAGCGGATGCATGTGAAAACCCAACTCTTGTCTCGTTGCCAAGGCCGACGATGGTGGCGGTTTCGCCGTTGTCCCCTTCCTGAAGGCATCATCGTGTTGAAGCTCTAGACCCCTATCCGCCAACTCCAGTGGAAAGCCTAGATTGGTCGATCAGATGACGGCGGTGCTCTTACGCCGTATCtctcttgggggcgtcattcttggaggtatgcataggctcgagggaccagtggatgACAATTGTGGTGGAGCGGTGTTCCATGTGTCGCGTCGA from Triticum aestivum cultivar Chinese Spring chromosome 4A, IWGSC CS RefSeq v2.1, whole genome shotgun sequence harbors:
- the LOC123083320 gene encoding bisdemethoxycurcumin synthase-like, which produces MASSNSIPASTLGEIRAAQRADGLAAVLAIGTANPPHCVPQGDYPDYYFRVTQSDHLTHLKPTFAKLCRIPGVERRFFYHTEELLSAQPDMSLEARLEIVAAAAPELAASAAAKAIAEWGRTAADITHLVVTTNAGAHAPGTDVRLVSLLGLRHDVCRTALQLNGCAAGSAALRLAKDFAENNRGARVLVVCVELTVAVFRGPVESDTFDTLISQALFGDGAGAAIVAADPDARERPLFNMVAASQAVIPDTEHVPRMHLGSGGIDWNISNGLPRLAAGIIERCLLDALGDQLTTVVGGVVDWNDLFWAVHPGSGGMLERIGKALRLAPEKLAASRTVVREYGNMLGATVIFVLDEVRRRRINPEGAGAGAGLNEEWGVMIGFGPGFTVEAMLLHAAT